A section of the Arabiibacter massiliensis genome encodes:
- a CDS encoding molecular chaperone TorD family protein, protein MHVYDDLEFLSARRFAYRMFQRLLGDEPAPELLAAIDVEVARAAFEVMGGPLAEGKGEELCALIADADGDAEVLASEYVRLFVGPAALPAAPWESVYRDSQRTIMTKTTLDVRNAYRAQGFIPRLYPRVPDDHIALELDFLASLADEAVDACEREDAAGCRAALEASGRFAEEHLGTWAGAFACDMREKGDSAFYAAVADALASFVAADAERLGAAADGI, encoded by the coding sequence ATGCATGTGTATGACGACCTGGAGTTTCTGAGCGCGCGCCGCTTCGCCTACCGGATGTTCCAGCGCTTGCTGGGCGATGAGCCTGCGCCTGAGCTGCTCGCGGCGATCGACGTCGAGGTGGCCCGCGCCGCCTTCGAGGTGATGGGCGGTCCCTTGGCGGAAGGGAAGGGCGAGGAGCTGTGCGCGCTGATCGCGGATGCGGACGGGGATGCCGAGGTGCTCGCTTCGGAGTACGTGCGACTGTTCGTCGGGCCCGCCGCGTTGCCGGCGGCGCCGTGGGAGTCGGTGTACCGCGATTCCCAGCGCACCATCATGACCAAGACGACGCTCGACGTGCGCAACGCCTATCGCGCCCAGGGCTTCATCCCGCGGCTCTACCCGCGCGTTCCCGACGACCATATCGCCTTGGAGCTGGACTTCCTCGCCTCGCTCGCCGACGAGGCCGTCGATGCGTGCGAGCGGGAAGACGCGGCGGGCTGCCGGGCGGCGCTCGAGGCGAGCGGCCGGTTCGCCGAGGAGCATCTGGGGACGTGGGCCGGGGCTTTCGCGTGCGATATGCGCGAGAAAGGGGACTCCGCGTTCTATGCGGCCGTTGCCGACGCGCTCGCCTCGTTCGTGGCCGCCGATGCCGAGCGGCTTGGCGCTGCGGCGGACGGGATCTAA
- a CDS encoding 4Fe-4S dicluster domain-containing protein encodes MAQFGFFFDQAECIGCKACQVACCDRNDLTAGFTLRTVRTFETGVYPDSSLYHFAATCNHCASPACVASCPTGACQKSEDDGTVYRDPEVCIGCGTCATACPYEHPVVLEDRKISAKCDGCKSFRDQGLNPVCVDACVMRAIEWGDVEELAQRHPEAVRDLPILPDAAQTEPSLLVNPHPAAGSEDFEPFIV; translated from the coding sequence ATGGCTCAATTCGGTTTCTTCTTCGATCAGGCGGAGTGCATCGGCTGCAAGGCGTGCCAGGTGGCCTGCTGCGATCGCAACGACCTGACGGCGGGCTTCACCCTGCGCACGGTGCGCACGTTCGAGACGGGGGTCTATCCCGATTCGTCGCTCTACCACTTCGCGGCCACGTGCAACCACTGCGCGAGCCCTGCGTGCGTGGCCTCCTGTCCCACGGGGGCGTGTCAGAAATCTGAGGATGACGGGACGGTGTACCGCGATCCGGAGGTGTGCATCGGGTGCGGCACGTGCGCGACGGCGTGCCCGTACGAGCATCCGGTGGTGCTGGAGGATCGGAAGATCTCGGCGAAGTGCGACGGCTGCAAGTCGTTCCGCGACCAGGGGCTCAACCCGGTGTGCGTCGATGCGTGCGTGATGCGCGCCATCGAATGGGGCGACGTCGAGGAGCTGGCGCAGAGGCATCCGGAGGCGGTGCGCGACCTGCCCATCTTGCCGGATGCGGCGCAGACGGAACCCTCGCTGCTGGTGAATCCGCACCCGGCGGCCGGCTCCGAGGACTTCGAGCCCTTCATCGTCTAG
- a CDS encoding TetR/AcrR family transcriptional regulator C-terminal domain-containing protein, with protein MDEHADGDTRERRDSSTNTDSDRVLVTKRAIFHALYELMEERDFAKLTVGDIIERAGVSRSTFYRCFEDKYDVVNWSFKRFKNIRIQDRDQYYSFESSLRVMLRYLAEHRRYFAHALRYTGQSSLRDFMYETNVEYMAQCWSEEHGDRLDYGTRAMIQFAGAGMSKIVERWVLDGCEQEVEDVAAAIESLVPQPLFDVLY; from the coding sequence ATGGACGAACATGCGGACGGCGATACAAGGGAGCGTCGGGACAGCAGCACGAACACGGACAGCGATCGCGTGCTCGTGACCAAGCGCGCCATCTTCCATGCCTTGTACGAGCTGATGGAGGAGCGGGACTTCGCGAAGCTCACCGTGGGCGACATCATCGAGCGCGCCGGCGTGTCCCGGTCCACCTTCTACCGCTGCTTCGAGGACAAGTACGACGTCGTCAACTGGTCGTTCAAGCGATTCAAGAACATCCGCATCCAAGACAGGGACCAATACTACTCCTTCGAGTCGTCGCTGCGCGTCATGCTGCGCTACCTGGCCGAGCATCGGCGCTACTTCGCCCACGCGCTGCGCTACACCGGCCAAAGCTCGCTGCGGGATTTCATGTACGAGACCAACGTGGAGTACATGGCGCAGTGCTGGAGCGAGGAGCACGGCGACCGGCTCGATTACGGCACGCGGGCGATGATCCAGTTCGCCGGCGCCGGCATGAGCAAGATCGTCGAGCGATGGGTGCTCGACGGATGCGAGCAAGAGGTCGAAGACGTGGCGGCCGCAATCGAGTCGCTCGTCCCCCAACCCCTCTTCGACGTGCTCTACTAG
- a CDS encoding molybdopterin-dependent oxidoreductase, whose product MDVREKRGMSRRAFIAASAAAAASIGLAGCQPETKLEKTDAAADGAYQAPDAELDPASGGEWIPVTCAANCGGMCENKAYVVDGIVIRQKTDDTTEDSPANPQMRACPRGHAHRQDTFGADRLKYPMKRKHWEPHTGGAKELRGVDEWVRISWDEAFEIIADEVAYTAETYGDRSVLYGGVNSSFGPLAGCINASVGGISTGSTMSFGSCCFSGSVMGLPFLGIGQGNDRTDFVNADYIVLYGCNPAWASPGSYTYYFHEAKQNGTQFVFVGPEYNATAAHFNAKWIRVRPGTDTAFLLAVAYEMFKLDEQDKGSVIDWDFLGKYTVGIDGDSMPADAKVDENFRDYLMGAYDGQVKDAEWASAITGTPVEDIRFYADLMRRDNAVSTLRSNAAFRTNDSDDLLPLYMTIGFMGGHVGKPGHATDCAYHNTIGHPEIPIFTVGSSKAKGVSYPNPVDAVVNDDEQWNAVLDGTFNSTGNITFGMLLPASPQTCDIQLIVLDNAGTLNTHLNTARGIEAMRKVNFAVATARALTSQAQYADVVLPVAGEWETNGIRAGVVGNQSFLNREVYIVGRKVCEPLFESKTNQEIGRGLAEKMGLNPDEMYPMSEDQQFFNRLAGTVFVHPETGETVPLFSVTEDDIARLNAEGEPQEGFMPLAEILEKGIYKVPRTPGDVYTYLGYQDYLADPEANPRATPSGKFEIYCQTKADALNAAGRTKDFTWKPYPSYKAPVNGYEATFDDFEAGVKGEYPYQVFNPHYLRRAHTQYDNLPWLRHAFSNPVFISAADAEEKGVVTGDWVRIWNRAGQVLRPVSVSQRIMPGVVALPHGPWVDIDEETGIDRAGTDNMLTEPVSSGCGTAGYNTNIVNFEKWTEAPDEDYLLPLRVPVLEGE is encoded by the coding sequence ATGGATGTGCGTGAGAAGCGGGGGATGTCGCGTCGTGCGTTCATCGCCGCCAGCGCGGCTGCTGCGGCGAGCATCGGCCTGGCCGGTTGCCAGCCCGAGACGAAGCTGGAGAAGACGGACGCCGCGGCCGACGGGGCGTACCAGGCGCCCGACGCCGAGCTCGATCCGGCGAGCGGGGGCGAATGGATCCCGGTCACCTGCGCGGCGAACTGCGGCGGCATGTGCGAGAACAAGGCGTACGTGGTGGACGGCATCGTCATCAGGCAGAAGACCGACGACACCACCGAGGACTCGCCGGCTAACCCCCAGATGCGCGCGTGCCCGCGCGGCCACGCCCACCGGCAGGACACGTTCGGCGCGGACCGCTTGAAGTACCCCATGAAGCGCAAGCACTGGGAGCCGCACACGGGCGGCGCCAAGGAGCTGCGCGGCGTGGACGAGTGGGTGCGCATCAGCTGGGACGAGGCCTTCGAGATCATCGCCGACGAGGTGGCCTACACGGCTGAGACCTATGGGGACCGCTCCGTCCTGTACGGCGGCGTGAACTCCTCGTTCGGCCCGCTCGCGGGATGCATCAACGCCTCGGTGGGCGGCATCTCCACGGGAAGCACCATGTCGTTCGGCAGCTGCTGCTTCAGCGGCTCGGTCATGGGGCTGCCGTTCCTCGGCATCGGCCAGGGCAACGACCGCACCGACTTCGTGAACGCCGACTACATCGTGCTGTACGGGTGCAATCCCGCCTGGGCCTCGCCGGGCTCCTACACCTACTACTTCCACGAGGCGAAGCAGAACGGCACGCAGTTCGTGTTCGTCGGCCCGGAGTACAACGCCACCGCCGCGCACTTCAACGCGAAGTGGATCCGCGTGCGCCCCGGCACCGACACGGCGTTTTTACTGGCCGTGGCCTACGAGATGTTCAAGCTGGACGAGCAGGACAAGGGCTCGGTCATCGACTGGGACTTCCTCGGCAAGTACACCGTGGGCATCGACGGCGACAGCATGCCGGCCGACGCGAAGGTGGACGAGAACTTCCGCGACTACCTGATGGGCGCGTACGACGGCCAGGTGAAAGATGCCGAATGGGCGTCGGCCATCACGGGCACGCCGGTGGAGGACATCCGCTTCTACGCCGACCTCATGCGCCGCGACAACGCGGTGTCGACGCTGCGCAGCAACGCGGCGTTCCGCACCAACGACTCCGACGACCTGCTGCCCCTGTACATGACCATCGGCTTCATGGGCGGGCACGTGGGCAAGCCGGGGCACGCCACCGACTGCGCCTACCACAACACCATCGGCCATCCCGAGATCCCCATCTTCACGGTGGGAAGCAGCAAGGCGAAGGGCGTCTCGTATCCCAACCCCGTCGACGCGGTGGTCAACGACGACGAGCAGTGGAACGCGGTGCTCGACGGCACGTTCAACTCCACGGGCAACATCACCTTCGGCATGCTGCTGCCCGCGAGCCCGCAGACCTGCGACATCCAGCTGATCGTGCTCGACAACGCAGGCACCCTCAACACGCACCTGAACACGGCTCGCGGTATCGAGGCCATGCGCAAGGTGAACTTCGCGGTGGCCACGGCCCGCGCCCTCACCTCCCAGGCCCAGTACGCCGACGTGGTCCTTCCCGTGGCGGGCGAGTGGGAGACGAACGGCATCCGCGCCGGCGTGGTGGGCAACCAGTCTTTCTTGAACCGCGAGGTGTACATCGTGGGACGGAAAGTGTGCGAGCCTCTGTTCGAGTCGAAGACGAACCAGGAGATCGGGCGCGGCCTGGCCGAGAAGATGGGCCTGAATCCCGACGAGATGTACCCGATGTCGGAGGACCAGCAGTTCTTCAACCGCCTGGCGGGCACCGTGTTCGTGCATCCGGAGACCGGGGAGACGGTGCCGCTGTTCTCCGTGACCGAGGACGACATCGCCCGCTTGAACGCCGAGGGCGAGCCGCAGGAGGGCTTCATGCCGTTGGCGGAGATTTTGGAGAAGGGCATCTACAAGGTGCCGCGCACGCCGGGCGACGTGTACACCTACCTGGGCTATCAGGACTACCTGGCCGATCCCGAGGCGAACCCCCGCGCCACGCCCAGCGGCAAGTTCGAGATCTACTGCCAGACGAAGGCCGACGCGCTCAACGCCGCCGGCCGCACCAAGGACTTCACGTGGAAGCCGTACCCCAGCTACAAGGCGCCGGTCAACGGCTACGAGGCGACGTTCGACGACTTCGAGGCGGGCGTGAAGGGCGAATACCCCTACCAGGTGTTCAACCCGCACTACCTGCGCCGCGCCCACACGCAGTACGACAACCTTCCCTGGCTGCGCCACGCGTTCTCCAACCCGGTGTTCATCTCGGCCGCCGACGCGGAGGAGAAGGGCGTCGTGACCGGCGACTGGGTGCGCATCTGGAACCGGGCGGGCCAGGTGCTGCGTCCCGTGAGCGTCTCGCAGCGCATCATGCCCGGCGTGGTGGCGCTGCCGCACGGCCCGTGGGTCGACATCGACGAGGAGACGGGCATCGACCGCGCAGGCACCGACAACATGCTCACCGAGCCGGTTTCCTCCGGCTGCGGCACGGCGGGGTACAACACCAACATCGTGAACTTTGAAAAGTGGACCGAGGCGCCGGATGAGGACTACCTGCTTCCCTTGCGCGTTCCGGTGCTCGAAGGCGAATAG